In the Mesoplodon densirostris isolate mMesDen1 chromosome 11, mMesDen1 primary haplotype, whole genome shotgun sequence genome, aaataaaaagaaaagaaaatatatctgcACTCCAGTGTTCAGTGCAGCGCCatctgcaatagccaagacaaggacacAACAAGAGTTCATCACGagatgaatggatttttaaaaaatgtggcacatatacaatcAAACATTACTCAGtcgtaaaaagaaggaaatcctcgggcctccctggtggcgcagtggttgagagtccgcctgccgatgcaggggatacgggttcgtgccccggtctgggaggatcccatatgccgcggagcggctgggcccgtgagccatggccgctgggcctgcgcgtccggagcctgtgctccgcaacgggggaggccacaacagtgagaggcccgcataccgcaaaaagaaaaaaaaaaaaaaaaaaaaaaaaaaaagaaggaaatcctgccatttgagacaacatggatggatctcgagggcatcacactaagtgaagtcagacagagaaagacaaataccaatactgtatgatctcataggtgaaattttttttaaaaatcaaaaacaaaaaaatgaaactgaagccatagatacagagaacagattgatggttgccagaggcagtgggtgaaatgggtgaaggtggtcaaaagctACAAAtttacaattataaaataaattagtcatgggtatgtaatgtacagcatggtgagtatagttgataatactgtattacatacttgaaagttgctaagtgagactttttttttttaaccagtcatcttttttttttttttttttgcggtacgcgggcctctcactgttgtggcctctcccgctgcggagaacaggctccagacgcgcaggctcagtggctgtggctcaggggcccagctgctccgcggcatgtgggatcttcccggactggggcatgaacccgtgtcccctgcgtcggcaggcggactctcaaccactgcgccaccagggaagccctaaccagtCATCTTTTATTGGGTGTTAATTCTGCATCAGGATATGAAAGGATTCAGGGGTGCTGGGCAAAAGTCATGGTCAGGAACGCAGAGTGTGCCCTCTTCAGAGGTACTCATTTGGCTGCTCATGTTTAAGTTCCTTGTAAGAACTGCAGTAGCTGAAAAGCACATAAGCTGCCAGCAACATAGAAAGCCCTACAATGCCCCCTTTCTTCATGTTGAAATACTTGTTGTAATACCAGTAATAACCTCTTTGAAACGCTCCAGCAGTTCCTTTAAGGATGAAATCCCGCATTAGTATCCAGCTTGCCAGCTCCCTTAGTTTGACATTCAGGAGTTTCTTCTTCAGTGGTACAACTGATTCCATCTTGGAGTCCTGGCTGTCTGCCCCAATATCAACTTTTCCATGTTGAACAAAGTTTGAGGCATAAGTAAAGGTCTTCCGACATTCTTCATcttcatagggtttctcaccactatgaattctctgatgcagAAGAAGAGATGAATGTTTTCCAGTTATAAACGTTTTTCTATCACTGATTATTTTATAACTTGAATCCAAATCTGTACTCCAGTTTGTTTCTTCCCTCACAACCATCCTGGGTTCTTTTCCTTGCTCCAATAACACAATTATGTCTGGCTTAGAAATGGAATGCCCCAGTGAGACCAAGTTACTATAGTTCTCCATCATCACATTGCAGTACAACTTCTTCTGAACAAGGTCGAGAAATTCCCATTCATGCTGAAAGAACTCTATGGCCACATACTTGAATGTTATTGGTCCATGGGCCATGATTTTAGACCTGCAAGAGCTGATCAGTCCTCAGGGTTCCTTTACCAGAAAAACACAAGAGTCCAGAAAACCCAGACCATCCCTTGCCAGCTTGGGACTACCTCTGCACAGTCATTTCACAGCAACCTATGCTAGTTTCTCGCTTGGATGGAGGCCACTTACAGGCAGTTCCCAACAAGGAACATAGAAAAAGGCCCGAGGTGGAAGTCACCTCGTTAATTGtctcaatcattttttttttttttagtatttatctatttatttatttggctgtgccaggtcttagttttggcatgcaggatctttagttgtggcatatgggatctttagttgtggcatgtgggattcagttccctgaccagggatcgaacgcaggccccctgcattgggagcacggagtcttagctgctggaccaccagagaagtccctgtctCAATCTTTTTCATGTTTGTAAATCTTTAGAGATAAAAATTCTCATTTCAAGTTGCGTTTATCTAACACTAGTGAGGTTGAACAAACATCTTTTCAAATGATTCTTGGTCATGCTATTGCCTCAGTTAATTGAGAATTCacatcttttgtccattttttcttttgggttGATTTGCAGAAGTACATATATTCTGACTACAaactatttgtttgtttaatatatatGTTGGAAATCAGTTTCTCCTAGTCTCTTGCCTATCTTTTAACTTTGGTCATACAGAAGTTTCAAATTTTGTTATAGTCAAATTTATCactgttttcctttatttcttcattgtttttggTCTTCTTATAGAAGGCTTCCCCTACCTCTAGATATCATTTtcaatggctgcataatatttcattgtatggatataccataatttgtgAAATTCTCTCTCACTACTGAAAATTTAAGTTGTCCCATCCTTTCACTAATATAAATAATGCTATGCAAAACAACAAAGTGttcaatttgatatttttaaatatatatcttaGTTCCTAGCAAAATGAgcataataaatgtttcttgaatgagGGAGGGGAAAATGCAGGACATTTTTTCCACACTCACTCAaggcatgttaaaaaaaatgcagccCAATGTACACCAAATTATTGGAGAATTAGTTCTACAATTCTACTTCTCCTTTAGCCCATCTAATCAAGAGTTGACTCTGCCTCTAAAATCTAGGCATGGAAGTAAAGCTTCATCTTCCCTCTAAGGTTGCCTTTCCAAAGGATGTGACAACTATCTGAGACAGGCCTTTAACCACATACCTGAGTCATCCTTCTTATTGTGACTTCAGTTTTAGGGTGCCCTTTGCTTGGTGAGTCTTCAATGTTTACTTCTTAGAAGGTGGTAAATGAGCCTGAGAAGATGAGGTACATGGAAGAGGAGCCTCCAGCTGGGCTGCCACAGATTTGTGAGAAGCAGCTCTATTTCCAGCAGGTGGAGCTTCATATGCTGGAGGTGGGACTTCATTTCCAACTGGTAGGGCTCCATATCCTGCAGGCAGGGCTTCATATGTCACTGGTGGGGTTCCATATCCTGCAGGTGGGGCTCCATATCCCCCACACGGGGCTTCGTATTCCACAGGTGGGGCTACATATTCCCCAGGAGGGGCTCCATATCCCCCAGGTGGGGGTCCATATCCTGCAGGTGATGCTCCATATCCTGGTGGTGGGGGTCTGTAGACTACAACTAGGTAtgctgagaaggaaaaaaatcagttagtCATTTTTTAGAGTAGACAAGGAATAAGTAAGAAGGAGgtagaagataaaaaataatactggggcttccctggtggcgcagtggttgagaggccgcctgccgatgcaggggacacgggttcgtgccctggtacgggaagatcccacatgccacggagcggctaggcccgtgagccatggccgctgagcctacgggtctggagcctgtgctccgcaacaggagaggccacaacagtgagaggcccgcgtaccgcaaaaaaaaaaaaaaaaaaaagaatctgcttgccaacgcaggggacacgggttcgagccctggtccgggaagatcccacatgccacggagcaactaagcccgtgcgccacaactactgagcctgtgctctagagcctgtgagccacaactactgagcccacatgccacaactactgaagcccatgtacctagggcctgtgccctgcaacaagagaagccaccacaatgagaagcccctgcactgcaacgaagagtagtccccgctcgctgcaactagagaaaagccctcatgcagcaatgaagacccaatgcagccaaaaataaataaataattaaaagtagaaaataataataataatactgaagCAAACTGACACAGGAAGAGAATTCAGGCAGAACAATGCAGAAGCCATATTCTTCAGCCATCACCATCTGAAGGCTTTATCATTTCTTGTTGTGGAAGAATTCAAATCAACATGAAAACAACCCTATAGTTATATCTCTACATTACTTAGAGTTGTACCCAGATACATACTTAACTTAATAAAgtttgttttgatgataaaaaagtaataaatgctCAATGAGGAATATGTGTTTGGGAAATAGAGaagagataaatttttaaaagtcatctaTAATTCCATCATCAAACACAAAAACAATATTTTGGTGCATTTATTGGTAGGATCTCTGTTAATCTTTTTTATACAATCATGATTATAACAaccatacaattttttaaaaatctggctcTTTTTACTTGACATTATGAGAAAGTTCTTTATATTATTAATGTATTTCATAGATTAAAAGCTGAACTATATTTTGTCATGCTGATAAGTGCTACTTATGATAAGTGCTCCCTGGTTGCTGGAGAGCATGTTGCTTCCAAATTTCCAATTAATATTATAATAAacatgggttttatttatttccttggcTACATTCCCTAAGTGATTTAACTGTATCAGTGTGAATGGACAACTGTCAAGTTATTTTTCTATAATCCATATTTATGTTTAAGCTATGtagaaaacacattaaaagaactgtcatagggcctccctggtggcgcagtggttaggagtccgcctgccgatgcaggggatacgggttcgtgccccggtctgggaggatcccatatgccgcggagcggctgggcccgtgagccatggccgctgggcctgcgcgtccggagcctgtgctccgcaacaggagaggccagaacagtgagaggcccgcataccgcaaaaagaaaaaaaaaaaaaaaaaagaactgtcataaagatgctcaaagaactaaaggaaaatgtggagaaagtcaagaaaattatatatgaacaaaatagaaatatcaataaagagatagaaaacctaataagaaaagaaacaaacaaaaaaattctggagctgaaaagtacaataactgaaatgaaaaaattcactagagggattcacattcagatttgaataggcaaaagaaagaatcagtaaaCCTGACTACAGAACAATTAAAATTGCTGAtactgaagaacagaaagaaaaagactgaagaaaagtgaacagagcccAAGGGACCAGTGGGACACTACCAAGCAGACCAACATACACATTGTGgaagttccagaaaaagaagagagagagaaagatgtagagaaaatatttgaagaaataatggctgaagacTTCCCAAATctgatgaaagacatgaatataaacatccaagaagctcaataaactccaagtaagatgaactcaaagagatccacactgagacacactatagtcaaactgtcaaaagccaaagataaagagagaatcttgacagcagcaagagagaagtgaaTAATCACATACAAGAGATCCTCAATAAGAAAGTCAGCAGATTTCTCACCAGAAACGTTGGAGGCCAGAAATAAACTGTCCAACAAGAATCCTATATCTGGCCAAACTCTGTGAGAgtgagaaagaaattaagatgtttccagataaacaaaagctgagggagttcattacTACTAGACTTGCCCTGCAAGTAATGCTTAAGGGAGTCCTACAGGGTGAAATtaaaggacactagacagtaaTCTGAaaccatatgaagaaataaagatttcaATAAAGGTAAATCATTGAGCAATTATAAAAGTTAATATTATTATAACAATGgtttgtaattctatttttgttttctacataactAAAAAGactaatgcatttaaaagaatCATTAGATTATATCTTAGGGGGAACAATGTATAAAGATGAATTTTGTGACATCAACTGAAAGGGGTGAAGACAGAGGGGCTGTAAAGGTACAGAGTATTTGTATGTTACTGAAGTTAAGATAGTAAAAATTCAAATTAGTGTTATAACTTTAGGAGTTAAATGTAACCCCCATggtagccacacacacacacacacacacacacacacacacacacacacagaacagctatgaaatataaacaaaaggaaatgagagtagtgggagtcaagatggcattgtgggaagacatggagttagtgtctccccacaactagggcacctgccagccactggtgggggactctgatgcccaaggagacaggaggaaccccaaagtgaacgaGTAGGTCgtagggggactgaggggggaggagaagtggaggccaaa is a window encoding:
- the LOC132499559 gene encoding ATP synthase subunit f, mitochondrial-like, with amino-acid sequence MESVVPLKKKLLNVKLRELASWILMRDFILKGTAGAFQRGYYWYYNKYFNMKKGGIVGLSMLLAAYVLFSYCSSYKELKHEQPNEYL